The Candidatus Nezhaarchaeota archaeon genome window below encodes:
- a CDS encoding NAD(P)/FAD-dependent oxidoreductase: MDVVVVGAGPGGCVAAWRCAKLGLRVALIEAKPGSRAWEKVCGDAVGSHHFEALGLPLPSGEEVFSRVEGVKIYSPDRATLFKVEGEGLRGFIVNRRALGLRLLREALDAGVELIDEAQALAPIMDGGAVSGVLAKRRGEPFEVRARVVVDASGYPAIIRRRCPPEWFPPPLPSDYVVCYREVRRLEEPLSSTEYCEIYLDQESSPGGYVWVFPRGKWEVNVGLGVQAGGGFNPRQRFYSHVLGRFVPPRSEVVHLGGGVVPTRRPLDCLAGDGVVLVGDAACQANPIHGGGIGPAMRAGWLAAEAISKALDAGDPSRRGLWSYAVVFNTTYGFKQASLDAFRVFLQSLSNEDLNWGMRARLMSERDVLIASLGGGLKLSFTERAKRLLRGAGRLSLLFKLRATLRAMSRLRELYLSYPGPEGLEKWRAEVASVFEYLKAKLS, from the coding sequence TTGGACGTAGTAGTTGTAGGCGCGGGCCCAGGTGGGTGTGTAGCTGCCTGGAGGTGCGCTAAGCTAGGCTTACGCGTAGCGTTAATCGAGGCTAAGCCGGGAAGTAGAGCGTGGGAGAAGGTTTGTGGAGATGCTGTAGGCTCCCACCACTTCGAGGCCTTAGGCCTCCCCCTCCCTAGCGGGGAGGAGGTCTTTAGCAGAGTTGAGGGCGTGAAGATATACTCGCCGGATCGAGCTACGCTGTTTAAGGTGGAGGGCGAGGGCCTTAGGGGCTTTATAGTGAACCGGAGGGCTCTCGGCCTTAGGCTGCTGAGGGAGGCTCTAGATGCTGGGGTGGAGCTTATTGACGAGGCGCAGGCCCTAGCCCCGATCATGGACGGCGGGGCTGTCAGCGGCGTCTTAGCTAAGCGTAGAGGTGAACCGTTTGAAGTTAGGGCGAGGGTAGTGGTAGATGCCTCCGGCTATCCAGCTATTATTAGGCGTAGGTGTCCTCCTGAGTGGTTTCCCCCGCCACTACCTAGCGACTACGTGGTGTGCTACCGCGAGGTTAGGCGTTTAGAGGAGCCCTTGAGCTCTACTGAGTACTGCGAGATCTACTTAGACCAAGAGTCCTCCCCCGGCGGCTACGTCTGGGTCTTCCCTAGGGGTAAGTGGGAGGTCAACGTCGGCCTAGGCGTACAGGCCGGGGGAGGGTTTAACCCTAGGCAGCGGTTCTATAGCCACGTCCTAGGCAGATTCGTCCCCCCTAGGTCTGAGGTAGTTCACTTAGGCGGCGGCGTCGTGCCTACCCGTAGGCCCCTAGACTGCCTGGCTGGTGACGGAGTAGTGCTGGTCGGCGACGCTGCCTGCCAGGCGAATCCTATCCATGGCGGCGGGATAGGGCCGGCTATGAGGGCGGGCTGGCTGGCGGCAGAGGCTATTTCTAAGGCCCTGGACGCCGGCGACCCCTCGAGGAGAGGGCTGTGGAGCTACGCGGTAGTTTTCAATACTACCTACGGCTTTAAGCAAGCCTCTCTAGATGCCTTTAGAGTGTTCTTACAGTCGCTTAGTAACGAGGACCTAAACTGGGGGATGAGGGCCAGGCTAATGTCTGAACGCGACGTACTTATCGCTAGCCTAGGGGGCGGTCTTAAGCTAAGCTTTACCGAGCGCGCTAAGAGGCTGCTTAGGGGGGCTGGCAGGCTTAGCCTACTATTTAAGCTGAGGGCTACTTTAAGGGCTATGTCTAGGCTTAGGGAGCTCTACTTAAGCTACCCTGGGCCAGAGGGCCTTGAAAAATGGAGGGCTGAGGTAGCTAGCGTCTTCGAGTACCTTAAGGCTAAGTTGAGCTAG
- a CDS encoding transcriptional regulator has protein sequence MDDAVAKMLEVLQSLAEKLDKIHSKLAEIVEGQKELIERLGRSVEEEGLKALDVLSLLELPDHLRKTAMALSKIGEGTASEVAGLTGRERAIESSYLNQLVRMGYVKKRRAGRKVVFSAR, from the coding sequence ATGGACGACGCGGTGGCAAAGATGCTCGAGGTCCTCCAATCCCTAGCCGAGAAGCTCGACAAGATCCACTCGAAGCTAGCTGAGATAGTCGAGGGGCAGAAAGAGCTAATTGAGAGGCTGGGACGTAGCGTAGAGGAAGAGGGGCTCAAGGCCCTAGACGTGCTGTCTCTCTTAGAGCTACCCGACCACTTGCGAAAGACAGCCATGGCCTTAAGCAAGATAGGGGAGGGCACGGCGAGCGAAGTAGCCGGCCTCACTGGGAGGGAGAGGGCTATCGAGAGCAGCTACTTAAACCAGCTAGTGAGGATGGGCTACGTAAAGAAGAGGAGGGCTGGGAGGAAGGTAGTGTTCTCCGCTAGGTGA
- a CDS encoding AAA family ATPase — MSVRTVAVHSFKGGAGKSFIASNIAALYAARGLDTCLLGMDFRAPSLHAAFQIGLAKLWFNDYLDGRCRPEEVLIDVSAKVKSKAKLYVAPANPSPSAIKEMMAKSTGWEQRALARLLDFINWASRAGLQRCVIDTGPGYLYSSINAVAASDVVLLVVTSDRADLEGARQMASEIYKPLGRKVVVVMNKAIGTEEKQASSIASEIGILGGVVGCYCDVASQPQRVIYIAEEPEHPINKDLSMLLERIEGLVT; from the coding sequence ATGTCGGTGAGGACCGTAGCAGTACACTCGTTTAAAGGAGGGGCTGGGAAGAGCTTCATAGCTTCAAACATAGCAGCGCTCTACGCCGCCAGGGGGCTCGACACGTGCCTACTGGGCATGGACTTCAGGGCCCCTTCGCTACACGCAGCCTTCCAGATAGGCCTAGCTAAGCTCTGGTTCAACGACTACCTAGATGGAAGGTGCCGGCCGGAGGAAGTGCTGATAGACGTATCGGCTAAGGTGAAGTCTAAGGCCAAGTTGTACGTAGCGCCAGCGAACCCGTCGCCCTCGGCCATCAAGGAGATGATGGCTAAGTCGACGGGCTGGGAGCAGAGGGCTCTAGCTAGGCTCCTAGACTTCATTAACTGGGCTAGTAGAGCAGGCCTCCAAAGATGCGTAATAGACACAGGCCCAGGCTACCTATACTCGTCAATCAACGCTGTCGCGGCCAGCGACGTAGTACTGCTCGTAGTCACCAGCGACCGAGCTGACTTAGAAGGAGCTAGGCAAATGGCCAGCGAGATATACAAGCCGCTGGGGCGCAAAGTAGTCGTGGTGATGAACAAGGCCATAGGTACAGAGGAAAAGCAAGCTTCATCCATAGCTTCGGAAATAGGTATCCTCGGCGGAGTAGTAGGCTGCTACTGTGACGTAGCCTCTCAGCCACAGCGAGTCATCTACATCGCTGAGGAGCCTGAGCACCCGATAAACAAAGATTTAAGCATGCTTCTTGAGAGGATAGAGGGCTTAGTGACATAA
- a CDS encoding Lrp/AsnC ligand binding domain-containing protein: MAFILILSEIAKEREIVQELLKIPGVVEARLLFGEYDALARVEVADIAELDKVVTAIRNVRGVVKTITLISS, encoded by the coding sequence GTGGCCTTCATCCTGATCCTCTCAGAAATAGCTAAGGAGAGAGAGATTGTTCAGGAGCTCCTTAAGATTCCGGGGGTAGTTGAGGCGAGGCTGCTCTTCGGTGAGTACGACGCCTTAGCTAGGGTGGAGGTCGCTGACATAGCTGAGCTAGACAAGGTAGTTACCGCCATTAGGAACGTGAGGGGCGTGGTGAAGACCATTACCTTGATCTCCTCGTAG
- a CDS encoding flavin reductase family protein, which yields MDALAFATRLLHPRHVVLVTCCGRDGRANVVTLAWSMPTSFRPPMVALSIAPERFSHRLIEETGEFVVNVPTVELLSKVYFAGTKSGRDVDKLKEAGFAVKPARRVRPPVIEECIAHLECRVVHRVATGDHTLFVGEVVAAYADEEAFKGKVLDPRVAKPLLHYGIDRFTTVVDEVLKPA from the coding sequence GTGGACGCCCTAGCCTTTGCTACGAGGCTCCTCCACCCTAGGCACGTGGTCTTAGTTACGTGCTGTGGTCGCGATGGGAGGGCTAACGTCGTTACGCTGGCCTGGTCCATGCCCACCTCGTTCAGGCCCCCGATGGTGGCATTGAGCATAGCTCCTGAGAGGTTCTCGCACAGGCTAATTGAGGAGACGGGGGAGTTCGTAGTTAATGTGCCCACCGTGGAGCTATTGAGCAAGGTCTACTTTGCTGGCACTAAGAGCGGGAGGGATGTGGATAAGCTTAAGGAGGCAGGGTTTGCGGTTAAGCCGGCTAGGAGGGTAAGGCCCCCGGTCATAGAAGAGTGTATCGCTCACTTAGAGTGCCGCGTAGTTCACCGCGTAGCCACCGGCGACCACACTTTATTCGTAGGGGAGGTAGTCGCTGCCTACGCCGACGAGGAGGCGTTCAAGGGCAAGGTCTTGGACCCAAGGGTAGCTAAGCCGTTGCTACACTATGGGATAGACCGCTTCACGACGGTGGTCGACGAAGTGCTTAAGCCAGCCTAA